A DNA window from Burkholderia sp. HI2500 contains the following coding sequences:
- the ftsW gene encoding putative lipid II flippase FtsW, which yields MSWSDRLVSRFNDRRDTGGNAAGGRVASATRAATGGLASVVNGVRPSRSRMLDFDYSLLWVAIALLGLGVVMVYSASIAMPDSPKYASYHDYAFLMRHCISLAVAFIAAVIAFRVPVSTWDKYAPQLFLIALVGLVIVLIPHVGKGVNGARRWIPLGITNMQPSEIMKLAVTIYAANYTVRKQEYMQSFAKGFLPMAFAVGLVGALLLLEPDMGAFMVVAAIAMGVLFLGGVNGKLFGGLVATAIGTFTMLVWLSPWRRERIFAYLDPWDERYAQGKAYQLTHSLIAFGRGEWFGVGLGGSVEKLNYLPEAHTDFILAVIGEELGFVGVLVVILLFYWIVRRAFEIGRQALALDRTFAGLMAKGIGIWFGAQTFINMGVNLGLLPTKGLTLPLVSYGGSGILLNCVALAVLLRVDYENRVLMRGGKV from the coding sequence ATGAGCTGGTCCGATCGCCTCGTCTCCCGTTTCAACGATCGTCGCGACACCGGCGGGAATGCCGCGGGCGGCCGCGTCGCGTCGGCCACGCGCGCCGCGACGGGCGGCCTCGCGAGCGTCGTCAACGGCGTGCGCCCGAGCCGTTCGCGGATGCTCGACTTCGACTACTCGCTGCTGTGGGTCGCGATCGCGCTGCTCGGGCTCGGCGTCGTGATGGTGTATTCGGCGTCGATCGCGATGCCCGATTCGCCGAAATATGCGTCGTATCACGATTACGCATTCCTGATGCGCCACTGCATCTCGCTCGCCGTCGCGTTCATCGCGGCGGTGATCGCGTTCCGCGTGCCGGTGTCGACGTGGGACAAATACGCGCCGCAACTCTTCCTGATCGCGCTCGTCGGCCTCGTGATCGTGCTGATCCCGCACGTCGGCAAGGGCGTGAACGGTGCGCGCCGCTGGATTCCGCTCGGCATCACGAACATGCAGCCGTCGGAAATCATGAAGCTCGCGGTGACGATCTACGCGGCGAACTACACGGTGCGCAAGCAGGAATACATGCAGAGCTTCGCCAAGGGCTTCCTGCCGATGGCGTTCGCGGTCGGCCTGGTCGGTGCGCTGCTGCTGCTCGAGCCGGACATGGGCGCGTTCATGGTGGTCGCAGCGATCGCGATGGGCGTGCTGTTCCTCGGCGGCGTGAACGGCAAGCTGTTCGGCGGCCTCGTCGCGACCGCGATCGGCACCTTCACGATGCTGGTGTGGCTGTCGCCGTGGCGTCGCGAGCGGATCTTCGCGTACCTCGATCCGTGGGACGAGCGCTACGCGCAGGGCAAGGCGTACCAGCTCACGCACTCGCTGATCGCATTCGGCCGCGGCGAGTGGTTCGGTGTCGGCCTCGGCGGCAGCGTCGAGAAGCTGAACTACCTGCCGGAAGCGCATACCGACTTCATCCTCGCGGTGATCGGCGAGGAGCTCGGTTTCGTCGGCGTGCTGGTCGTGATCCTGCTGTTCTACTGGATCGTGCGCCGCGCGTTCGAGATCGGCCGCCAGGCGCTCGCACTCGATCGCACGTTCGCGGGCCTGATGGCGAAGGGTATCGGCATCTGGTTCGGCGCGCAGACCTTCATCAACATGGGCGTGAACCTCGGGCTGCTGCCGACCAAGGGCCTGACGCTGCCGCTCGTGAGCTACGGCGGCTCGGGCATTCTGCTGAACTGCGTCGCGCTCGCGGTGCTGCTGCGGGTCGACTACGAAAATCGCGTACTGATGCGGGGAGGGAAGGTATGA
- the murG gene encoding undecaprenyldiphospho-muramoylpentapeptide beta-N-acetylglucosaminyltransferase, which produces MTASQRTLMVMAGGTGGHVFPGLAVAHRMEAAGWRVVWLGNPAGMEATLVPKHGIPMEYVRFGGLRGKGLKTKLTLPFNLLRACGQSLAALRRVRPDVVLGMGGYITFPAGVMTALSGRPLVLHEQNSIAGLTNKVLAKFAKRVLVAFPGALPHAEWTGNPIRAELAGTQAPKARYASRSGPLNVLVVGGSLGAAALNEVVPRALAMLAPGERPRIVHQAGAKHIEALKANYEAAGFAAGEDVRLVPFIDDMAAAYAAADLVICRSGAMTVSEIAAVGVAALFVPFPYAVDDHQTSNAAFLADAGAAVLVQQRDLSAELLADWLRGQSRASLADMAERSRSLAKPEATDEVARVCAKAAGANLEQLK; this is translated from the coding sequence ATGACCGCGTCGCAACGCACGCTGATGGTGATGGCAGGCGGCACCGGGGGCCACGTGTTCCCGGGGCTCGCGGTCGCGCACCGGATGGAAGCGGCGGGCTGGCGCGTCGTGTGGCTCGGCAATCCGGCCGGGATGGAAGCGACGCTCGTGCCGAAGCACGGCATTCCGATGGAATACGTGCGGTTCGGCGGGCTGCGCGGCAAGGGTTTGAAGACGAAGCTGACGCTGCCGTTCAACCTGCTGCGCGCATGCGGGCAGAGCCTCGCCGCGCTGCGCCGCGTGCGGCCCGACGTCGTGCTCGGGATGGGCGGCTACATCACGTTCCCGGCGGGCGTGATGACCGCGCTGTCGGGCCGTCCGCTCGTGCTGCATGAACAGAATTCGATCGCGGGCCTGACGAACAAGGTGCTCGCGAAATTCGCGAAACGCGTGCTCGTCGCGTTCCCCGGCGCGCTGCCGCACGCGGAATGGACAGGTAACCCGATTCGCGCGGAACTTGCCGGCACGCAAGCGCCCAAAGCACGCTATGCATCGCGCAGCGGCCCGCTGAACGTGCTGGTCGTCGGCGGCAGCCTCGGGGCGGCCGCGCTGAATGAAGTCGTGCCGCGCGCGCTGGCGATGCTGGCGCCGGGCGAACGCCCGCGCATCGTGCACCAGGCCGGCGCGAAGCACATCGAAGCATTGAAGGCGAATTACGAAGCGGCCGGTTTCGCGGCCGGCGAAGACGTGCGGCTCGTGCCGTTCATCGACGACATGGCGGCCGCGTATGCGGCGGCGGATCTCGTGATCTGCCGGTCGGGCGCGATGACGGTGTCGGAGATCGCGGCGGTGGGCGTGGCGGCGCTGTTCGTGCCGTTCCCGTACGCGGTCGACGATCACCAGACGAGCAACGCCGCGTTCCTCGCCGATGCGGGCGCGGCCGTGCTGGTGCAACAACGCGACCTGTCGGCGGAACTGCTTGCCGACTGGCTGCGCGGCCAGTCGCGGGCATCGCTCGCGGACATGGCGGAACGTTCGCGCTCGCTGGCGAAGCCCGAGGCCACCGACGAAGTCGCGCGCGTGTGCGCGAAGGCGGCCGGCGCGAACCTGGAACAACTTAAATGA
- the murC gene encoding UDP-N-acetylmuramate--L-alanine ligase, translated as MKHIVKHIHFVGIGGAGMSGIAEVLVNLGYEVSGSDLSRNAVTDRLQALGARIAIGHDAANIEGANAVVVSTAVRSDNPEVLAARAQRVPIVQRAVMLAELMRLKQGIAIAGTHGKTTTTSLVASVLAAGGLDPTFVIGGRLISAGANARLGTGDFIVAEADESDASFLNLYPVIEVITNIDADHMDTYGHDFARLKQAFIEFTQRLPFYGSAVVCVDDPNVRQIIPFISKPVVRYGLSPDAQVRAEDIDARDGRMHFTVIREGRAPLAVVLNMPGLHNVQNALAAIAIATDLGVSDDAIQLALAEFNGVGRRFQRYGDVPTADGGQYTLIDDYGHHPVEMAATIAAARGAFPGRRLVLAFQPHRYTRTRDCFDDFVNVLSTVDALVLTEVYAAGEAAISTANGDALSRALRAVGKVDPVFVATVDDVPDALAKVAQNGDVVITMGAGSIGGVPAKVAQHTQQKA; from the coding sequence ATGAAACACATCGTCAAACACATTCATTTCGTCGGGATCGGCGGCGCGGGCATGAGCGGCATCGCCGAAGTGCTTGTCAACCTCGGTTACGAGGTCAGCGGCTCGGACCTGTCGCGCAACGCGGTGACCGATCGCCTCCAGGCGCTCGGCGCGCGGATCGCGATCGGCCACGACGCGGCGAACATCGAGGGCGCGAACGCGGTCGTCGTGTCGACGGCCGTGCGTTCGGACAACCCGGAAGTGCTGGCCGCGCGCGCGCAGCGCGTGCCGATCGTGCAGCGTGCGGTGATGCTGGCGGAGCTGATGCGCCTGAAGCAGGGCATCGCGATCGCCGGCACCCACGGCAAGACCACGACGACGAGCCTCGTCGCGAGCGTGCTCGCGGCGGGCGGGCTCGATCCGACCTTCGTGATCGGCGGGCGCCTGATCAGCGCCGGCGCGAACGCGCGGCTTGGCACGGGCGACTTCATCGTCGCCGAGGCCGACGAGTCGGACGCATCGTTCCTGAACCTGTATCCGGTGATCGAAGTCATCACGAACATCGACGCCGACCACATGGACACCTACGGCCACGATTTCGCGCGGCTCAAGCAGGCGTTCATCGAATTCACGCAGCGCCTGCCGTTCTACGGCAGCGCGGTCGTGTGCGTCGACGATCCGAACGTGCGGCAGATCATCCCGTTCATTTCGAAGCCGGTCGTGCGCTACGGGCTGTCGCCGGACGCGCAGGTGCGCGCCGAAGACATCGATGCACGCGACGGCCGCATGCATTTCACGGTGATCCGCGAAGGGCGCGCGCCGCTCGCGGTCGTGCTGAACATGCCGGGCCTGCACAACGTGCAGAACGCGCTCGCGGCGATCGCGATCGCGACCGATCTCGGCGTGTCGGACGACGCGATCCAGCTGGCGCTCGCGGAATTCAACGGCGTCGGCCGGCGCTTCCAGCGCTATGGCGACGTGCCGACCGCGGACGGCGGCCAGTACACGCTGATCGACGACTACGGCCATCACCCGGTCGAGATGGCCGCGACGATCGCGGCCGCGCGCGGCGCGTTCCCGGGCCGCCGCCTCGTGCTGGCGTTCCAGCCGCACCGCTACACGCGTACCCGCGACTGCTTCGACGATTTCGTCAACGTGCTGTCGACGGTCGACGCGCTGGTGCTGACCGAAGTCTATGCGGCGGGCGAGGCGGCGATCTCGACCGCCAACGGCGACGCGCTGTCGCGTGCGTTGCGCGCGGTGGGGAAGGTTGACCCGGTGTTCGTCGCGACGGTCGACGACGTGCCGGACGCATTGGCGAAGGTCGCGCAGAACGGCGACGTGGTGATCACGATGGGCGCGGGTTCGATCGGCGGCGTGCCGGCGAAGGTTGCGCAGCACACTCAACAGAAGGCATGA
- a CDS encoding D-alanine--D-alanine ligase, with protein sequence MSGIDPKRFGKVAVLFGGESSEREVSLTSGKLVLQGLRDAGIDAHPFDPAERPLAALKDEGFVRAFNALHGGYGENGQIQGALDFYGIRYTGSGVLGSALGLDKFRTKLVWQQTGVPTPPFETVLRGDDLAARATDIVAKLGLPLFVKPASEGSSVAVLKVKTADALPAALAEAAKHDPIVIVEKSIEGGGEYTACIAGDLDLPVIKIVPAGEFYDYHAKYVADDTQYLIPCGLPADKEAELKRVARRAFDVLGCTDWGRADFMLDADGNAYFLEVNTAPGMTDHSLPPKAARAVGISYSELVVKVLSLTLND encoded by the coding sequence ATGAGCGGGATTGATCCGAAACGTTTCGGCAAGGTGGCGGTGTTGTTCGGCGGCGAGTCCTCGGAGCGCGAGGTGTCGCTCACGTCGGGCAAGCTCGTGCTGCAGGGCCTGCGCGACGCGGGCATCGACGCGCACCCGTTCGACCCGGCCGAGCGCCCGCTGGCGGCGCTGAAGGATGAAGGGTTCGTGCGCGCGTTCAACGCACTGCATGGCGGTTACGGCGAGAACGGCCAGATCCAGGGCGCGCTCGATTTCTACGGCATTCGCTACACGGGCAGCGGTGTGCTCGGGTCGGCGCTCGGCCTCGACAAGTTCCGCACGAAGCTCGTGTGGCAGCAGACGGGCGTGCCGACGCCGCCGTTCGAGACGGTGCTGCGCGGCGACGACCTCGCGGCGCGCGCGACGGACATCGTCGCGAAGCTCGGCCTGCCGCTGTTCGTGAAGCCGGCGAGCGAGGGCTCGAGCGTGGCGGTGCTGAAGGTGAAGACGGCCGACGCGCTGCCGGCCGCGCTCGCGGAAGCCGCCAAGCATGACCCGATCGTGATCGTCGAAAAGAGCATCGAAGGCGGCGGCGAGTACACCGCCTGCATCGCCGGCGATCTCGACCTGCCGGTGATCAAGATCGTGCCGGCCGGCGAGTTCTACGACTATCACGCGAAGTACGTCGCCGACGACACGCAATACCTGATTCCGTGCGGGCTGCCCGCCGACAAGGAAGCGGAGCTCAAGCGCGTCGCGCGCCGGGCGTTCGACGTGCTCGGCTGCACCGACTGGGGCCGCGCGGACTTCATGCTCGACGCCGACGGGAACGCGTACTTCCTGGAAGTGAACACCGCGCCGGGCATGACCGACCACTCGCTGCCGCCGAAGGCCGCGCGCGCGGTCGGCATCAGCTATTCGGAGCTGGTCGTGAAGGTGCTGTCGCTCACGCTCAACGACTGA
- a CDS encoding cell division protein FtsQ/DivIB — protein MWNNVRQLNLAASALYALLLLVLAAAGCYWLIQRPTFALREIRIDGDTEHINSPTVRAGVVGRLKGNFFTVDLDAARAAFEQMPWVRHASVRRVWPNALAVTLEEYKPLGTWGSDQLVSVDGELFTANQGELEQELPAFDGPEGSAKEVVTRYRDFGKWFAPLKAAPEEVTLSARYAWTVKLSNGMQVELGKERNSESLHDRSQRLVAAWPAVTERWGNDIEYADLRYPNGFAIRAAGMRFLTDTDKRKK, from the coding sequence ATGTGGAACAACGTTCGCCAACTCAACCTTGCCGCCAGCGCGCTGTACGCGCTGCTGCTGCTCGTGTTGGCGGCGGCCGGCTGCTACTGGCTGATCCAGCGCCCGACGTTCGCGCTGCGGGAAATCCGGATCGACGGCGACACCGAGCACATCAATTCACCGACGGTGCGCGCGGGCGTGGTCGGCCGGCTGAAGGGCAATTTCTTCACGGTCGATCTCGACGCCGCGCGCGCCGCGTTCGAGCAGATGCCCTGGGTGCGCCATGCGAGCGTGCGCCGGGTGTGGCCGAATGCGCTGGCTGTCACGCTCGAGGAGTACAAACCGCTCGGGACCTGGGGCAGTGACCAGCTCGTGAGCGTCGATGGCGAGCTGTTCACCGCGAACCAGGGCGAGCTGGAGCAGGAGCTGCCGGCGTTCGACGGCCCGGAGGGCAGTGCGAAGGAAGTCGTCACGCGGTATCGCGACTTCGGGAAATGGTTTGCGCCGCTGAAGGCGGCGCCGGAAGAAGTGACGCTGTCGGCGCGGTACGCGTGGACGGTGAAGCTGTCGAACGGCATGCAGGTCGAGCTGGGCAAGGAACGCAACAGCGAGTCGCTGCATGACCGGAGCCAGCGTCTGGTCGCTGCATGGCCGGCCGTCACGGAACGCTGGGGCAACGACATCGAGTACGCGGACCTGCGCTATCCGAACGGATTCGCGATTCGCGCGGCAGGCATGCGGTTCCTGACCGATACCGACAAGCGCAAGAAGTAA